Proteins encoded within one genomic window of Kiloniellales bacterium:
- a CDS encoding DUF3775 domain-containing protein: MLVISPEKVAHVIVKSREFDAKVAIWDEPSSAIDIDDSGDAILEDRTSDATRGEVAEFIAALNEDEQANLVALAWVGRGSCLDGSISSV, encoded by the coding sequence ATGCTCGTGATTTCACCGGAAAAAGTGGCACATGTGATTGTCAAGTCGAGGGAGTTCGACGCAAAGGTGGCGATTTGGGACGAGCCCTCTTCGGCGATCGATATCGACGACAGTGGCGATGCAATCCTCGAGGACCGAACAAGTGATGCGACACGAGGCGAAGTGGCCGAGTTCATTGCCGCACTGAACGAGGATGAACAGGCAAATCTCGTAGCATTGGCGTGGGTCGGACGCGGTAGCTGTTTAGACGGGAGCATATCCAGCGTTTAG